One genomic segment of Burkholderiaceae bacterium includes these proteins:
- a CDS encoding hexameric tyrosine-coordinated heme protein: MADTWLTSLITATPQEGFELAITLSRRGVKYTQPDAQVLHKLRPEYSNDAHELTAASHVIATNFQTVAAANNYWRK, from the coding sequence ATGGCCGACACATGGCTCACCTCGCTCATCACCGCCACCCCGCAAGAAGGCTTCGAGCTGGCCATCACGCTCAGCCGCCGCGGCGTCAAGTACACGCAGCCCGACGCCCAGGTGCTGCACAAGCTGCGGCCCGAGTATTCGAACGACGCGCACGAACTGACCGCAGCCTCGCACGTGATTGCCACCAACTTCCAGACCGTGGCGGCGGCCAACAACTATTGGCGTAAATAA